One Gambusia affinis linkage group LG15, SWU_Gaff_1.0, whole genome shotgun sequence genomic window carries:
- the LOC122845304 gene encoding microfibrillar-associated protein 3-like, with protein sequence MLSKKHCLSHTFLLLLGCWTADGAHNDSEAGSITELAPVASSRYILAKEGSSTLIECNVTEVQEDVRWYNSKGLLLGEEEGGKWQIQERGALNISSVSFEDRGRYTCVASTGIGLTRNYTVILRVAYTNSGLGLYFVIVCLVAFAITMVLNVARLCMVSSHLKETEKTINEFFRSEGTEKLQKAFDIAKSIPIVTSAKTVEFAKVTQFKTMEFARHIEELAHSIPLPPLILNCRSFSEENMNPESDPGKRSRQAFSPPCTDQIEEEKAMLSSERQRNDGIGEDLNVSLHKVKVDIEDEESSA encoded by the exons ATGTTATCTAAGAAGCACTGCCTGTCACACACGTTCCTCCTGCTGCTTGGCTGCTGGACAGCAGATGGAGCTCACAATGACTCGGAAGCAGGGTCCATCACTGAGCTGGCCCCAGTCGCCTCTAGCAGGTACATCTTGGCAAAGGAAGGGTCCAGCACGCTCATCGAGTGTAACGTGACTGAAGTTCAAGAGGACGTGCGGTGGTACAACTCTAAAGGACTTCTTCTTGGAGAAGAAGAAG GCGGGAAGTGGCAGATCCAGGAGAGGGGTGCCCTAAACATCAGTTCGGTGTCCTTTGAGGACCGTGGGCGCTACACCTGCGTAGCCTCAACAGGCATCGGCCTCACCAGAAACTATACGGTCATTCTGCGTGTGGCGTACACCAACAGTGGCCTGGGGCTGTACTTTGTCATTGTGTGTTTGGTGGCTTTCGCCATCACGATGGTTCTCAACGTGGCGCGCTTGTGCATGGTCAGCAGCCACCTCAAAGAGACAGAGAAGACCATCAACGAGTTCTTCCGCTCTGAGGGCACCGAGAAGCTGCAGAAGGCATTTGACATTGCCAAAAGCATTCCCATAGTCACCTCGGCGAAGACGGTGGAGTTCGCCAAGGTCACGCAGTTTAAGACCATGGAGTTCGCCCGTCACATCGAGGAGTTGGCACACAGCATTCCTCTTCCGCCGCTCATTCTGAACTGCAGATCGTTTTCAGAGGAGAACATGAACCCAGAGAGTGATCCTGGAAAGAGGAGCAGGCAGGCCTTCAGCCCGCCGTGCACTGACCAAATTGAAGAGGAAAAGGCAATGCTGTCAAGTGAAAGACAAAGGAATGATGGGATCGGTGAAGACTTGAATGTGTCTCTGCATAAAGTAAAGGTTGACATTGAGGATGAAGAGAGCAGCGCATAA